DNA sequence from the Longimicrobiales bacterium genome:
CGACGAGGCGCCCGCCGAGCCCGAAGAGGAAGACGCCGCGTTCGAGCTGCCGACGCTGGAGGACGGCGACGAGGCGAGCGCCGAGGCCGAAGAGGAAGACGCCGCGCTCGCCTGGCCGACGCTGGAGGACGGCGACGAGGCGACCGCCGAGACCGAAGAGGACGAGGCCGCGTTCGAGCTGCCGACACTGGACGAGGAGGACGAGGCCGCCTCCGAGCTGGCGACGCTGGACGGCGCCGCTGAGTCGATGGACGAGCAGCGCCCGGACGCGGAGTACGTCGTCGACGACATCGAGCTGCCCACCTTCGACACGGCGGCGCCCGCGGTGCAGCCGGAGCCGGAGCCGGAGGAGCCTGACGCGGCCGTGCAGGAGGATGCGGACGAGGAGCAGGCCAGCGCGCACGTCGCATTCGAGGAGCCGCTGCTCACGACCGACGGCACGGCCGCGGAGGACACCAGCGACCCGGCCGGCGTGCGGATCGACCGCTCGGGGGAGGCGATCGAGCGGGTCATCGTGGCGGCCCGCAGTGCGATCGACCGGGGCGACGTGGCCGGAGCGGTCGGGCGCCTGCTGTCGCTGCACCAGGAGCTGGATGATGCAGCGGCGTACGGGCGGGCGGCGGAGGAGGTCGGTGCGCTGCTGACCGAAACGCCGCAGGAGATCCGGCTGCACCAGGTGCACGTGGAGCTCGCGGAACGATCGGGCGACCGCGCGCTCCGGCTGGGTGCCTACCTGTCGCTCGCCAACGCGCTCGAGGAGTCGGGCGGTCTCGCCAAGGCCGCGGCGATCTACGAGCACGTCCTCGAAATCGAGCCCGACCACGCGGCGGCCCGCCAGGCGCTCGATGCGATCGAGCGGAAGCGCACGCCGCAGTACGTCGACCTCAAGTCGCTGCTGGAGCTGGACCGGCCGTCGGGCGAGACGCGCTACTTCGTCAACGAGGACAACCCCACCGGCGACGAGGACCGCGATTTCGCGGCCGTGCTGTCGCAGTTCAAGGCCAAGCTCGCCGAGCATGTCTCGCCCGAGGATGCGGAAGCCCACTACGACCTCGGCCTCGCGTTCAAGGAGATGGGGCTGCTCGACGAGGCGATCGAGCAGTTCCAGGTCGCGCTGCGCACGGGCGACGGTCGGCTGCGCGTCTACGAGGAGCTGGGCGACTGCTTCGTGCAGAAGGGACAGTTCTCGGTCGCGGTCAAGCTGCTCGAGCGTGCGCTGCAGCTGCCGGTCAAGGACGAGATGGACCGCGTGGGCCTGTACTACTACCTGGGTGCCGCCAACGAGCAGCTCGGGCGCACGGACCAGGCGCGCGACTCCTACGAGCGCGTGCTCGGCCTCGACATGACCTTCCGCGATGTCGCAGCGCGGCTCGCGCGTCTTTGACAGCCGTTGCGCAACTCCCTAGCTTCCCGGCGTTTACCCGATTCGCCCGGTGAGCTGATGCTCCGCACGACACTGCCGAAGCTCTCACAGATCCAGCACCCGGTCCGGCAGCACATGGACGGGGTGCTCGAGGAGCTTCGGCGGATCGTATTCTCCGATTACAAGCTGATCGGCGAGATCAACGATCACCTGCTCTGGTCGCGCGGCAAGCTGTTCCGTCCGACGCTGCTGCTGCTGTCCAACCAGATCGGTGACCGGCCGCACCCGCGCGCGACGACCCTTGCCGCCGTCGTCGAGCTCACGCACCTCGCCACGCTCGTGCATGACGACGCCGTCGACCATTCCGTGCTGCGGCGCGGGATGCCGACCGTCAACGCGCTCTGGAACCACCAGACCGCGGTGATCATGGGCGACTACCTGTACAGCCGCTCGATCACCGAGCTCACCATGTTCGACGATGTCGAGATGCTCCGCGTGCTCTCGCGCGCCGCGAACGAGATGAGCGTGGGCGAGCTGCGGCAGCTCGCGTCGTGCGACGCGCT
Encoded proteins:
- a CDS encoding tetratricopeptide repeat protein produces the protein DEAPAEPEEEDAAFELPTLEDGDEASAEAEEEDAALAWPTLEDGDEATAETEEDEAAFELPTLDEEDEAASELATLDGAAESMDEQRPDAEYVVDDIELPTFDTAAPAVQPEPEPEEPDAAVQEDADEEQASAHVAFEEPLLTTDGTAAEDTSDPAGVRIDRSGEAIERVIVAARSAIDRGDVAGAVGRLLSLHQELDDAAAYGRAAEEVGALLTETPQEIRLHQVHVELAERSGDRALRLGAYLSLANALEESGGLAKAAAIYEHVLEIEPDHAAARQALDAIERKRTPQYVDLKSLLELDRPSGETRYFVNEDNPTGDEDRDFAAVLSQFKAKLAEHVSPEDAEAHYDLGLAFKEMGLLDEAIEQFQVALRTGDGRLRVYEELGDCFVQKGQFSVAVKLLERALQLPVKDEMDRVGLYYYLGAANEQLGRTDQARDSYERVLGLDMTFRDVAARLARL